A DNA window from Staphylococcus warneri contains the following coding sequences:
- a CDS encoding amino acid ABC transporter ATP-binding protein, with amino-acid sequence MIELSNIHKSFNQTEVIKGIDLKVDKGEVVTLVGRSGSGKTTLLRMMNALEIPTEGTVYVNGKTYTAKDKKSQIEVRKQSGMVFQSYNLFPHKTALENVMEGLVTVKKQSKSEAKTKALELLEKVGLTHVKDQRPHALSGGQQQRVAIARALAMNPKVMLFDEPTSALDPELVNDVLKVIKDLAQEGMTMVIVTHEMRFAKEVSNQIVFIHEGKIGEQGTPDDIFNRPQTDELKRFLNVIQ; translated from the coding sequence ATGATCGAATTATCGAATATTCATAAATCATTTAATCAAACAGAAGTGATTAAAGGTATCGATTTAAAAGTCGATAAGGGCGAAGTTGTAACTTTAGTTGGACGTTCTGGTTCAGGTAAAACAACACTCTTACGTATGATGAACGCTTTAGAGATTCCAACAGAAGGTACAGTTTATGTTAATGGTAAAACGTATACAGCTAAGGACAAGAAATCACAGATTGAAGTACGTAAACAGTCTGGGATGGTGTTCCAAAGTTATAATCTATTCCCACACAAGACTGCGCTTGAGAATGTCATGGAAGGTTTAGTTACTGTTAAGAAGCAAAGTAAGTCTGAAGCTAAAACAAAAGCACTAGAGCTACTAGAAAAGGTTGGCTTAACACATGTGAAAGATCAACGTCCACATGCATTGTCTGGTGGTCAACAACAACGTGTAGCAATTGCTAGAGCTTTAGCTATGAATCCTAAAGTCATGCTATTTGATGAACCAACATCTGCACTTGATCCTGAACTTGTTAATGACGTATTGAAAGTGATTAAAGATTTAGCACAAGAAGGTATGACGATGGTCATCGTTACACATGAAATGCGATTTGCTAAAGAAGTATCTAACCAAATTGTATTTATTCATGAAGGTAAAATAGGTGAACAGGGCACACCCGACGATATATTTAATCGTCCACAAACAGATGAACTTAAGCGTTTCTTAAATGTCATTCAATAG
- a CDS encoding transporter substrate-binding domain-containing protein, whose amino-acid sequence MKRLLFCVIALVFVLAACGNNSNKDSKSSSKDDNTIRVGTEGTYAPFTFHNKQDKLTGYDIDVIKAVAKEEGLKLKFNETSWDSMFAGLDAGRFDVIANQVGINKDREKKYKFSNPYTYSSAVLVVRENEKNIKSFNDVKGKKLAQTFTSNYGQLAKDKGAKITKVDGFNQSMDLLLSNRVDATFNDSLSYLDYKKQKPNAKIKAIKGDAEKNKSAFAFSKKVDDKTVQKFNDGLKKIDENGELKKIGKKWFGQDVSKPE is encoded by the coding sequence ATGAAAAGACTTTTATTTTGTGTCATTGCATTAGTATTTGTATTAGCAGCATGTGGTAACAATTCAAACAAAGATAGTAAATCAAGTAGTAAAGATGACAATACAATTCGAGTGGGTACTGAAGGTACATACGCACCTTTCACTTTCCACAATAAGCAAGATAAGTTAACTGGTTACGATATTGATGTTATTAAAGCAGTAGCGAAAGAAGAAGGACTTAAATTGAAATTTAACGAAACATCTTGGGACTCAATGTTTGCAGGTCTAGATGCAGGTCGTTTTGATGTCATTGCCAACCAAGTAGGTATTAATAAAGATAGAGAGAAAAAATACAAATTCTCTAATCCTTATACTTATTCAAGTGCGGTATTAGTCGTTCGTGAAAATGAAAAAAATATTAAATCATTCAATGATGTTAAAGGTAAAAAGTTAGCACAAACATTTACTTCTAACTATGGTCAATTAGCTAAAGATAAAGGCGCTAAAATCACAAAAGTTGATGGATTTAACCAATCAATGGACTTATTATTATCTAATCGTGTAGATGCTACATTTAACGATAGCCTCTCTTATTTAGATTATAAAAAGCAAAAGCCTAACGCTAAAATCAAAGCAATTAAAGGTGACGCTGAGAAAAATAAATCAGCATTCGCTTTCTCTAAAAAAGTTGATGATAAAACAGTACAAAAATTCAATGATGGATTGAAGAAAATTGACGAGAATGGCGAACTTAAAAAAATAGGTAAGAAATGGTTTGGTCAAGATGTTTCTAAACCTGAATAG
- a CDS encoding GNAT family N-acetyltransferase, whose product MSNVNIRIADQNDVVPIHQLMYEAFTPLRELGIDWPSVNATEEMVADNIKHNTTFVLELNDTIISTITVRYPWGSVRSISGYPFVWWFATQPEFDGQGYGSQLLKYVEEDFLRDTLKASAVTLGTSARLHPWLLSIYEKRGYEIYAEHENDDGDLGVIMRKILIPERFEEKILGQPPF is encoded by the coding sequence ATGAGTAACGTGAATATAAGAATTGCAGATCAAAATGATGTTGTACCGATTCATCAACTTATGTATGAAGCCTTTACGCCATTAAGGGAATTAGGCATTGATTGGCCATCAGTGAATGCCACAGAGGAAATGGTAGCAGACAACATCAAACATAATACAACATTTGTATTAGAATTGAACGATACAATCATCTCAACGATTACCGTACGATATCCTTGGGGGAGTGTCAGAAGTATTTCTGGTTATCCGTTCGTTTGGTGGTTTGCCACACAACCAGAATTCGATGGACAGGGCTATGGTAGTCAATTGTTAAAATACGTAGAAGAAGATTTTTTAAGAGATACATTAAAGGCCTCAGCAGTCACATTAGGAACATCCGCGCGATTACATCCTTGGTTATTAAGTATTTATGAAAAAAGAGGATATGAAATATATGCTGAACATGAAAACGATGACGGTGATTTAGGTGTGATTATGAGGAAAATATTAATTCCTGAACGCTTTGAAGAAAAGATTCTAGGACAACCACCATTTTAA
- a CDS encoding metal ABC transporter solute-binding protein, Zn/Mn family yields the protein MKRKLSLLLLIPLMILALAACGNGDDHKKGDKLKVNTTVYPLKSFTEQIGGKYVDVKSIYPAGADLHSYEPTQKDMMSAAKSDLFIYTGDDLDPVAKKVASTIKKDDKKLSLQDKISKNDLLADHHHEGEEEHHGEEEHHHHGKYDPHIWLDPKMDQTFAKEIKDQLVKKDPDHKKYYEKNYKKLNKDLENIDKDMKDATKGKKGNAVFISHESLGYLSNRYGFEQVGVQNMSAEDPSQKDLTNIVKEIKKNKVEYILYEENVSNKITDTIRKETDAKPLKFNNMESVTKEQQNEKGLSYQSLMKENIKNIKKALNSKIKVKDEDHEHEHEHEH from the coding sequence ATGAAAAGAAAATTAAGTTTATTGTTACTTATTCCTCTTATGATATTAGCACTTGCTGCATGTGGCAACGGTGATGATCATAAAAAAGGAGATAAGTTAAAAGTTAATACAACAGTATATCCGTTAAAATCATTTACAGAACAAATTGGTGGTAAATATGTAGATGTTAAATCAATTTATCCAGCGGGCGCAGATTTACATAGTTATGAACCTACTCAAAAAGATATGATGAGTGCGGCAAAATCTGATTTATTCATTTATACTGGTGACGATTTAGACCCAGTAGCTAAAAAAGTGGCTTCAACAATTAAAAAAGATGATAAAAAATTATCTCTACAAGATAAAATCAGCAAAAATGATTTATTAGCAGATCATCATCATGAAGGTGAAGAAGAACATCATGGCGAAGAAGAACATCACCATCATGGTAAATATGACCCACACATTTGGTTAGATCCTAAGATGGACCAAACATTCGCTAAAGAAATTAAAGATCAACTTGTGAAAAAAGACCCTGATCATAAGAAATATTATGAAAAGAACTATAAAAAATTAAACAAAGATTTAGAGAATATTGATAAAGACATGAAAGACGCGACTAAAGGTAAAAAAGGTAATGCAGTATTTATCTCTCATGAATCTTTAGGTTATCTTTCTAATCGTTATGGATTCGAACAAGTAGGCGTTCAAAATATGAGTGCAGAAGATCCATCACAAAAGGATCTTACAAACATTGTGAAAGAAATTAAAAAGAATAAAGTAGAATACATTTTATATGAAGAAAATGTATCAAATAAGATTACTGATACAATTAGAAAAGAAACAGATGCGAAACCATTAAAATTCAACAATATGGAATCTGTAACTAAAGAACAACAAAATGAAAAAGGTCTTTCATACCAATCATTAATGAAAGAAAACATTAAAAACATTAAAAAGGCTTTAAATAGTAAAATTAAAGTAAAAGATGAAGACCATGAGCATGAACACGAACATGAACACTAA
- a CDS encoding aminoacyltransferase: MKFVNLTSEEFGKFTTEHFSHYTQSSIHYDNRREMRGDVHLVGVKNDKDEVIAACLLTEARTLKFFKYFYTHRGPVMDYNNLSLVHFFFKSLTSYLKKHNCLYVLVDPYILENLRNADGEILKSYDNRAVIKTMEDLGYKHQGYTVGYDMMSQIRWLSVLDLKGKSEDQLMKEMDYQTRRNIKKTYEMGVKVRTLSIEETGTFFDLFRMAEEKHGFKFRDEPYFEELQKTYGDNAMLKLAYIDLQEYLTTLEDKHKDLSKQLHDVETALEENPNSKKNKTKHTQIKQQYDSNERKINQTKDEIDKEGQVLNLAAAIYIYNDHEVYYLSSGSNPRYNPYMGAYRLQWEMIKFAKAHHIDRYNFYGITGDFSENAEDYGVQRFKEGFNANVYEYIGDFVKPIKPLFYHVKELIENRKK; the protein is encoded by the coding sequence TTGAAATTTGTAAACTTAACATCCGAAGAATTCGGTAAATTTACTACAGAACATTTTTCACATTACACACAATCAAGCATTCATTATGACAATCGACGTGAAATGCGTGGAGACGTTCATCTTGTCGGTGTTAAAAACGATAAAGACGAGGTCATTGCTGCTTGTCTGTTAACTGAAGCACGTACATTAAAATTCTTTAAATATTTTTATACACACCGTGGTCCAGTCATGGACTATAATAACTTATCACTAGTACATTTCTTCTTTAAATCTTTAACTTCATACTTGAAGAAACATAATTGTTTATATGTACTTGTTGATCCTTATATTCTTGAAAATTTAAGAAATGCTGATGGTGAAATTTTAAAATCATACGATAACCGCGCTGTTATCAAAACTATGGAAGATTTAGGCTATAAACACCAAGGTTATACAGTCGGATATGATATGATGAGCCAAATTCGTTGGCTTTCAGTCTTAGATTTAAAAGGTAAATCAGAAGATCAATTAATGAAAGAAATGGACTATCAAACACGTCGTAATATTAAAAAAACTTATGAAATGGGTGTAAAAGTACGCACATTATCTATAGAAGAAACAGGTACATTCTTTGATTTATTTAGAATGGCGGAAGAAAAACACGGTTTCAAATTCCGTGATGAACCATACTTCGAAGAATTACAAAAGACATATGGCGACAACGCTATGCTTAAATTAGCCTATATCGATTTACAAGAATATCTCACTACTCTAGAAGACAAACACAAGGATTTATCAAAACAACTTCATGACGTAGAAACAGCTTTAGAAGAGAATCCAAATTCTAAGAAAAATAAAACGAAGCATACACAAATTAAACAACAATACGATAGCAATGAACGTAAGATAAACCAAACTAAAGATGAAATTGATAAAGAAGGTCAAGTATTGAACTTAGCCGCTGCAATATATATTTATAACGACCATGAAGTATATTACTTATCTAGTGGTTCTAACCCAAGATATAACCCTTATATGGGCGCTTACCGTTTGCAATGGGAAATGATTAAATTTGCCAAAGCACATCATATTGATCGTTATAATTTCTATGGTATTACTGGCGACTTTAGTGAAAACGCTGAAGATTATGGCGTTCAACGCTTTAAAGAAGGCTTTAATGCTAATGTATACGAATATATCGGTGACTTTGTTAAACCGATTAAACCATTGTTTTACCATGTAAAAGAATTAATTGAAAACAGAAAAAAATAA
- a CDS encoding formate/nitrite transporter family protein: MMENRKTTEDTYATKSIMEAVVSQAQMKEVMADQTPMRYALKAMMAGFLLSIVTVFMLAIKTQFAATQIDGLINLLGAIAFSLALVLIVLTNSELLTSNFMYLTVGWYYKAIRLNKVIWIFTFCFIGNVLGGIILFFLMEYAHVMTPEMTDALTETVQKKTEASTWLNILVKGIFCNFFINIGIFVSMQFKEGLTKAFFIACGVVVFVFMGYEHVVFNAGLFSGMLFFNIDGMSGLGVLKNIVFALIGNYIGGGIFVGLVYAYLNGQRSQLK, translated from the coding sequence ATGATGGAAAATCGAAAAACTACCGAAGATACATACGCAACTAAGTCTATTATGGAAGCGGTAGTAAGCCAAGCGCAAATGAAAGAAGTCATGGCTGATCAAACACCTATGCGTTATGCGTTAAAAGCAATGATGGCAGGATTCTTGTTATCTATTGTCACGGTATTTATGCTAGCTATTAAAACACAATTTGCTGCTACACAAATTGATGGCTTAATTAATTTGCTTGGTGCCATTGCATTTAGTTTAGCCTTAGTATTAATTGTATTAACGAATTCAGAATTACTAACAAGTAATTTTATGTATCTAACAGTAGGTTGGTATTATAAAGCAATACGTTTGAATAAAGTCATATGGATATTTACATTTTGCTTTATCGGTAATGTACTGGGTGGAATCATCTTATTTTTCTTAATGGAATATGCACATGTAATGACTCCAGAAATGACGGATGCACTAACTGAAACTGTACAAAAGAAAACAGAAGCATCAACATGGTTAAATATATTAGTAAAAGGTATTTTCTGTAATTTCTTTATTAATATAGGTATCTTTGTATCTATGCAATTTAAAGAAGGATTAACCAAAGCATTCTTTATTGCTTGTGGAGTAGTTGTGTTTGTCTTCATGGGTTATGAACACGTTGTCTTTAATGCCGGTTTATTCTCAGGTATGCTATTTTTCAATATTGATGGAATGTCAGGTTTAGGCGTTTTGAAAAATATTGTATTTGCTTTAATAGGTAATTATATTGGTGGCGGTATCTTTGTTGGATTAGTTTATGCTTATTTAAATGGTCAACGTTCACAATTAAAATAA
- a CDS encoding thioredoxin domain-containing protein produces MKKLISIICLCFIIVLVSGCGKEDVKSPQATKDGKPLIVIYGDFKCPYCKKVEKNVMPKLKEKYLNNHKAEIKYVNMAFLGKDSIIGSRAGHAVQNIAPRSYLQFQKLMFEHQQDEKKAWITEKVVDQQIDHLNISADQKEKIKSEYKTKNSAAWKAANKDKKDTKAHHIKTAPTVFINGKKVEDPYHFKEYDKLLQSK; encoded by the coding sequence ATGAAAAAATTAATCAGTATAATATGTTTGTGTTTCATCATCGTGTTAGTGAGCGGTTGTGGTAAAGAAGATGTGAAATCGCCTCAAGCTACTAAAGACGGTAAACCACTCATTGTTATTTATGGTGATTTTAAATGTCCATATTGTAAAAAGGTTGAAAAGAATGTGATGCCTAAACTTAAAGAGAAATATTTAAACAACCATAAAGCGGAAATTAAATACGTTAATATGGCATTTTTAGGTAAAGATTCAATTATAGGGTCAAGAGCAGGACATGCAGTTCAAAATATTGCACCTCGTTCTTATTTACAATTTCAAAAATTAATGTTTGAGCATCAACAAGATGAAAAGAAAGCGTGGATTACTGAAAAAGTAGTTGACCAACAGATTGATCATTTGAATATTTCTGCAGATCAAAAAGAAAAAATAAAGTCAGAATATAAAACTAAAAATAGTGCCGCATGGAAAGCTGCAAATAAAGATAAGAAAGATACAAAAGCACATCATATTAAGACAGCGCCAACTGTGTTTATCAATGGCAAAAAAGTGGAAGATCCATATCACTTTAAAGAATATGATAAATTACTTCAATCAAAATAA
- the nikA gene encoding nickel ABC transporter substrate-binding protein gives MKRFTILIIIVSFILASCNNNATNKKDTLNVEIPLKTTSIAPYETDVPVKIGALESLFKMSKDGKVKPLLVKSFKQKSDDTLTLKIKDDIHFQNGHKLTGDAVKRSLEQGVKKSDLLSGSLPIDKITAKGQEVTIKTKEPYPELKSELASPFAAIYDTQAKGKVSDQPVGTGPYQIDKYQRSQKIELSKYKDYWQGTPKLSKINVTYHEDGNTRVNHLLSGKSDLTTDVPIAQINDVKKSNKANIQSTSGFRTHLLLYNHDSKKMNKNVREAFDAVINRKEIAKNVSKDYAKPASGPFNDRLKHIKGSEVQPQDINKAKKLLAKEGYTKDHPLKINMVTYDGRPELPKIGQVIQSEAKKANIEVKLRNVDDIEGYLKDKDAWDASMYSYLTVPRGDTGYFFNTAYLPKGANNKGNYDNKEVTQQIKQLNHTFGQTEREQLTNQILKTSDKDIPNSYITYNDQIDGVSKNVKNFNVTPESIYLIDYKVDKK, from the coding sequence ATGAAAAGATTTACTATTCTGATAATTATAGTATCCTTTATTTTAGCAAGTTGTAACAATAATGCAACAAATAAAAAAGATACGCTTAATGTTGAAATCCCATTAAAAACAACATCAATTGCGCCATATGAAACGGATGTACCTGTGAAAATCGGTGCATTAGAATCTTTATTCAAAATGTCTAAAGATGGTAAAGTTAAACCCCTATTGGTTAAATCCTTCAAACAAAAATCTGATGATACCCTTACCCTAAAAATTAAAGATGACATTCATTTCCAAAATGGTCATAAATTAACTGGAGATGCTGTCAAACGTAGTCTAGAACAAGGTGTTAAAAAGAGTGACTTATTAAGTGGATCTCTACCTATTGATAAAATCACTGCAAAAGGCCAAGAAGTGACAATCAAAACCAAGGAACCTTATCCTGAATTAAAATCCGAATTAGCGAGTCCATTCGCAGCTATTTATGACACACAAGCGAAAGGCAAAGTTTCGGATCAACCAGTTGGTACAGGCCCGTACCAAATTGACAAATATCAACGGTCACAAAAGATAGAGCTATCAAAATACAAAGATTATTGGCAAGGTACACCTAAATTAAGTAAAATCAATGTCACATATCATGAAGATGGCAATACTCGTGTCAACCATTTATTATCTGGCAAATCAGATTTAACAACAGATGTACCTATCGCTCAAATTAATGATGTTAAAAAATCTAATAAAGCGAATATTCAAAGTACATCTGGTTTCAGAACTCATTTATTACTTTATAATCACGACAGCAAAAAAATGAATAAAAATGTTCGAGAAGCATTTGATGCAGTTATTAATCGTAAAGAAATTGCTAAGAATGTGTCCAAAGATTATGCCAAACCAGCCTCTGGACCATTTAATGATCGATTGAAGCATATTAAAGGTAGCGAGGTTCAGCCACAAGACATTAATAAAGCGAAAAAGCTATTAGCCAAAGAAGGCTACACTAAAGATCATCCTTTAAAAATCAATATGGTTACTTATGATGGTAGACCTGAATTACCTAAGATTGGACAAGTTATTCAATCTGAAGCTAAAAAAGCAAACATTGAAGTAAAATTAAGAAACGTAGATGATATCGAAGGATATTTGAAAGATAAAGATGCATGGGATGCTTCTATGTATAGTTACTTAACAGTTCCTAGAGGAGATACAGGTTATTTCTTTAATACTGCTTACTTACCAAAAGGCGCAAATAATAAAGGTAATTATGACAATAAAGAGGTTACTCAACAAATCAAACAATTAAACCACACATTCGGTCAAACAGAACGTGAGCAACTAACGAATCAAATATTGAAAACGTCAGACAAAGACATTCCAAATAGTTATATAACGTACAATGACCAAATTGACGGTGTAAGTAAAAATGTGAAAAACTTCAATGTAACACCAGAGTCTATTTATCTAATTGATTACAAAGTAGATAAAAAATAA
- a CDS encoding sirohydrochlorin chelatase: MVGNILVAHGMRKGNQNKALEEFITTLLKDEEYHYELAFLESDTQSLEITMEKMIEKGITQFRIVPLLIFRAMHYIGDIPNILSEMKVKYPQISSQMSEPLGTHPYMKSLVERRIEDVHLADQASKTATVIIAHGNGSGRFTKAHDELKAFVETIDSKRPVYARALYGVLTFRNDLDEISKQYDELIIVPLFLFDGRLVNKVKRFIDDMDIHCKLHITPSINFDDALRLIIRERLEALQF; encoded by the coding sequence ATGGTAGGCAACATTTTAGTGGCACATGGAATGAGAAAAGGAAATCAAAATAAAGCCTTAGAAGAATTCATTACAACTTTACTAAAAGATGAAGAGTACCATTACGAATTAGCATTTTTAGAGAGTGACACACAGAGTTTAGAAATAACAATGGAAAAGATGATCGAAAAAGGAATCACACAATTTAGAATTGTGCCGTTACTTATTTTTAGAGCGATGCATTATATTGGCGATATTCCTAACATACTATCAGAGATGAAAGTAAAGTATCCTCAAATTTCGAGTCAAATGAGTGAACCTTTAGGCACACATCCTTATATGAAATCACTAGTAGAAAGAAGAATAGAGGATGTGCATCTTGCTGATCAAGCCTCCAAGACAGCAACGGTTATTATTGCACACGGTAATGGTAGCGGCCGTTTTACAAAAGCACATGATGAACTTAAAGCATTTGTGGAAACCATCGACTCGAAGCGACCTGTATATGCAAGAGCTTTATATGGCGTTTTAACATTCAGGAATGATTTAGACGAGATATCAAAACAATATGATGAATTAATTATCGTGCCACTCTTTTTATTTGATGGAAGATTGGTCAATAAAGTAAAACGATTCATTGATGACATGGATATTCATTGTAAACTACACATTACACCGTCAATCAATTTTGATGACGCATTGAGACTTATTATACGAGAACGTCTTGAAGCACTCCAATTTTAA
- a CDS encoding amino acid ABC transporter permease → MFLNLNSEQLHALDAAKQAFGPMLEGLVKYSIPITLVTFVLGLIIALFTALMRISTSKILKGIARVYVSIIRGTPMIVQLFIIFYGIPELGRLLTNDADNQWTLAPVIAAIIGLSLNVGAYASEIIRGGIISIPKGQTEAAYSIGMNYRQTVQRIILPQAIRVSIPALGNTFLGLIKDTSLLGFILVAEMFRKAQEVASTSYEYLTIYLLVALMYWVVCFIISVIQSFYESYIERGYRS, encoded by the coding sequence ATGTTTCTAAACCTGAATAGTGAACAACTTCATGCTTTAGACGCTGCAAAGCAAGCATTTGGACCTATGTTAGAAGGATTAGTGAAATATTCTATCCCAATCACACTTGTAACATTTGTATTAGGCTTAATCATTGCCTTATTTACAGCCTTAATGCGTATTTCTACAAGTAAAATATTAAAAGGTATTGCACGAGTATACGTATCAATCATTCGTGGAACGCCTATGATTGTTCAATTATTTATTATTTTTTACGGTATTCCAGAATTAGGAAGACTCTTAACAAACGATGCTGATAATCAATGGACATTGGCACCAGTTATCGCAGCTATTATAGGGCTATCACTTAATGTGGGTGCGTACGCATCTGAAATTATTCGTGGTGGTATTATTTCTATACCAAAAGGACAGACAGAAGCGGCTTATTCAATCGGAATGAATTATCGCCAAACTGTACAACGTATTATTCTGCCACAAGCCATTCGCGTATCAATACCAGCATTAGGTAATACATTCTTAGGACTTATTAAAGATACATCTTTATTAGGATTTATCTTAGTAGCTGAAATGTTCCGTAAAGCACAGGAAGTTGCTTCAACTTCTTATGAATATTTAACGATTTATCTTTTAGTTGCATTAATGTATTGGGTAGTTTGTTTCATCATTTCAGTTATTCAAAGCTTTTATGAATCATACATTGAAAGAGGGTATCGCTCATGA
- a CDS encoding DUF4467 domain-containing protein: MKKFVVMISVLTLVLVGCSSGKYTDKIDKAVKLQEKKQTKIAKRDAGDEVKHFDKKDANIYVYDKGKYVILAYKPLSDDEEVHYYTYEFKGKKAKYKENFNSKGYYQEHDPDYKEENMR; this comes from the coding sequence TTGAAGAAATTCGTAGTGATGATCAGTGTATTAACACTAGTACTAGTCGGATGTAGTAGTGGAAAATATACAGATAAAATTGATAAAGCGGTTAAGTTACAAGAAAAGAAACAAACTAAAATAGCAAAAAGAGATGCTGGCGACGAAGTGAAGCACTTTGATAAAAAGGATGCTAATATCTATGTTTATGATAAAGGAAAATACGTTATCCTAGCGTATAAACCTTTAAGTGATGATGAAGAAGTCCATTATTACACTTATGAGTTTAAGGGGAAAAAGGCTAAATATAAAGAAAACTTTAACTCAAAAGGTTATTATCAAGAACATGATCCAGATTACAAAGAAGAAAATATGCGCTAG
- a CDS encoding SRPBCC family protein, producing the protein MTIKVEKNKIIFSRTFTGTIHELFNAYTQEDLFKQWFHPEGASTEVFEFNVEEGGHAFFAIHTPDMTSYTRSEYKKIEKPNYIEYLDFFATPDGDKDPNMPGMHIVIEFEEKQPNQTTVTSTSVLPSEEAAQQALDMGVEEGMNSTLDQLEKLLKS; encoded by the coding sequence ATGACTATTAAAGTTGAAAAAAATAAAATTATCTTTTCAAGAACATTCACAGGAACGATTCATGAACTATTTAACGCATATACACAAGAAGATTTGTTTAAACAATGGTTTCATCCAGAAGGTGCTTCTACGGAAGTATTTGAATTTAATGTAGAAGAAGGAGGACATGCATTTTTTGCTATACACACGCCCGATATGACAAGTTACACGCGTTCAGAATACAAAAAAATTGAAAAACCTAATTACATTGAATACTTAGACTTTTTCGCTACACCAGATGGCGACAAAGATCCTAATATGCCAGGTATGCATATTGTAATTGAATTTGAGGAAAAGCAACCTAATCAAACTACAGTGACGTCAACTTCTGTATTACCTTCGGAAGAAGCTGCTCAACAAGCGCTTGATATGGGCGTCGAAGAAGGTATGAATTCAACATTGGACCAATTAGAAAAACTATTGAAATCATAA